From the Gouania willdenowi chromosome 19, fGouWil2.1, whole genome shotgun sequence genome, one window contains:
- the cdc42ep1a gene encoding cdc42 effector protein 1, which yields MNLQEKLSGLKGLVSHSHSKRRHKGDLTVDMISPPLGDFRHTMHVGRGGDVFGDTSFLSNHGGTANANNADTESLSSPDNKIGAFFSRTLRHIRRGSDNRPREASKDLSPPPPAVSPIIKNAISLPRLDVDWPNGSPTTKVLFPSSQSTPEEHKSTYGLESGFVTLPRLTRSERQQEASITTSCSPNIHRGSLTDPADAVLSTSSSSSSNVTCTPKHTAYSDSLPSLTSLDTFTFDLGPSLMSEVFGLIDGHSEHVHVAWEGEEVGSACGFTNEGSEMGSTTISYVDSLLREDCEGRKSPHVTEWEEEESSVMEVNGVSLSPNVPDVVMGSPERLMVGMKTESETFHSATDVLAHHRDIGLMKGGLEDVDAETIIMNQPKMKMSYSCVDDEDEIKV from the exons ATGAATCTACAAGAAAAGCTGTCGGGCCTCAAAGGTCTAGTCTCACACTCTCACAGCAAGCGCCGCCACAAAGGAGACCTCACAGTGGACATGATCAGCCCTCCTCTGGGGGATTTCCGCCACACCATGCACGTGGGTCGAGGTGGGGACGTGTTCGGGGACACCTCTTTCCTCAGCAATCACGGCGGGACGGCCAACGCCAACAATGCGGACACAGAGTCTCTCTCCAGCCCCGACAACAAGATTGGAGCGTTCTTCTCAAGGACCCTTCGTCATATCAGAAGAGGATCTGATAACCGACCCAGAGAGGCGTCCAAGGATCTGTCGCCACCGCCTCCTGCCGTTTCCCCCATCATCAAGAATGCCATCTCCCTCCCCAGGCTGGATGTGGATTGGCCTAATGGGAGTCCCACCACTAAAGTTCTCTTTCCCAGTTCACAAAGCACCCCCGAGGAGCATAAAAGCACATATG GTTTGGAGTCTGGCTTCGTCACTTTGCCTCGTCTGACCCGCTCTGAACGTCAGCAGGAGGCTTCAATCACCACCTCTTGTTCTCCCAACATTCACCGGGGCTCCCTGACGGATCCGGCCGACGCCGTCTtatccacctcctcctcctcctcctccaatgTGACGTGCACACCCAAACACACCGCCTACTCCGACTCCCTTCCCTCGCTTACCTCATTGGATACCTTCACCTTTGACCTCGGCCCCTCCCTCATGAGCGAGGTGTTTGGTCTGATTGACGGCCACTCGGAGCACGTCCATGTGGCCTGGGAGGGAGAGGAGGTGGGGTCGGCTTGTGGATTCACCAACGAGGGATCGGAGATGGGCTCGACTACTATCTCGTACGTGGATTCTTTGCTGAGGGAGGACTGCGAGGGCAGGAAGAGTCCACATGTGACGGAGTGGGAGGAGGAAGAAAGTAGCGTCATGGAGGTGAACGGTGTGAGTCTGTCTCCTAATGTACCCGATGTTGTAATGGGCTCCCCCGAACGACTAATGGTGGGAATGAAGACGGAGAGTGAAACGTTTCATAGCGCGACGGATGTGCTGGCACATCACCGTGACATCGGCCTAATGAAGGGTGGGTTGGAAGATGTCGACGCAGAGACGATCATCATGAACCAACCAAAGATGAAAATGTCCTACAGTTGTGTTGACGACGAAGACGAAATCAAAGTCTGA
- the sh3bp1 gene encoding SH3 domain-binding protein 1 isoform X2: MLRQSLSILKQLSSAPKSQDATELLHEDLVLVEQRIEPAKKASQVLHKKLLACMQSQPGLEADKRIKKLPLMLLSVSMAESLKDFDSDSSFRRVLEMCCFMEKIVATMLADFEMKLEKEVLEPLNKLSEEDLPDILRNKKLFAKLTMDWNSARTKSQASTGPQAKQEGLREEVEEAWKKLESIKDQYSADLYHFATKEEDYANYFIRLLELQAEYHKNSHEFLDKNINELKENHGEKVSTLSSSTQKVYGEALRSHLRMSNREIAAPIQECIQMLQRTGMREEGLFRLTAAASVVKRLKTCLDQGTVDHSEFSMDPHAVAGALKSYLRELPEPLMTFELYSDWFKAAGVKDLPEKLEQFKLILKRLPVENYNNLRYLVQFLALLSQQQTLNKMSPSNIAIVLGPNLLWPRAEGESSMFDMASASSVQVVTIIEPLILYSSSLFPEAVSFGIPDLPVVPDVSVTASPAIGQSFLLEKSKLSRSVSSALMTTSSCSSHHLLLSKTDSSVPQDSSLSLMRRSGSTRRSHDITEAALISASSLDSTTNISSAQSSTANQNRFAHVSTTASDSNPVQTRSPAQNKCSDQTSLPAPPDLSRALVKNTTPCKPKRSVAASKAPDATEHPVLQRPKDAPPPKIPAAPPLPPTASAHKPQAQPSNFKKTPSKKPGLRPPTCPPPLPPPAQAKGVVSLAH; the protein is encoded by the exons GTCACAGGATGCCACTGAACTTCTCCACGAGGACCTGGTGTTG GTGGAGCAGCGAATCGAACCGGCCAAGAAAGCATCTCAGGTCCTTCATAAGAAGCTACTGGCCTGCATGCAGAGTCAACCTGGGCTAGAGGCCGACAAAAGAATT AAAAAGCTTCCCCTGATGCTGCTGTCCGTCAGCATGGCAGAGAGCCTCAAAGACTTTGATTCCGATTCCTCATTCAG ACGCGTCCTAGAGATGTGTTGCTTCATGGAGAAGATAGTGGCCACCATGTTGGCCGACTTTGAGATGAAGCTGGAAAAAGAAGTCCTGGAGCCGCTCAACAAGCTCAGTGAG GAAGATTTACCAGATATCTTAAGAAACAAGAAGCTGTTTGCAAAGCTTACAATGGACTGGAACAGTGCAAGAACAAA gaGTCAGGCCAGTACGGGCCCTCAGGCAAAGCAGGAGGGGCTTAGAGAGGAAGTTGAAGAAGCTTGGAAGAAGTTGGAGAGCATCAAG GACCAGTACTCTGCAGACTTGTATCACTTTGCAACTAAAGAAGAGGACTACGCGAATTATTTTATACGA CTTCTGGAGCTGCAAGCAGAATACCATAAAAACTCACATGAGTTTCTGGACAAAAACATCAATGAGCTGAAAGAGAATCACGGTGAAAAAG TCAGTACACTGAGTTCCTCAACCCAGAAGGTGTACGGCGAGGCTTTGAGGTCACACCTGAGAATGAGCAACAGAGAAATCGCTGCACCCATCCAGGAGTGTATTCAGATGCTGCAAAGAACTGGGATGAGGGAGGAG GGTTTGTTTCGACTGACTGCAGCAGCCTCTGTGGTGAAGAGGCTGAAGACTTGCCTGGACCAGGGGACAGTGGATCACAGTGAGTTCAGCATGGACCCCCATGCAGTGGCAG GAGCTTTAAAGAGTTACCTTCGAGAACTTCCTGAACCTCTGATGACCTTTGAACTTTACAGTGACTGGTTTAAAGCCGCTGG AGTAAAAGACCTTCCTGAGAAGCTAGAGCAGTTCAAGCTAATACTGAAAAGACTTCCAGTCGAAAACTACAAcaacctcag GTATTTGGTCCAGTTTTTGGCGCTGTTATCTCAGCAGCAAACTCTAAACAAGATGAGTCCCAGTAACATTGCCATCGTCCTGGGGCCCAACCTGCTCTGGCCACGGGCTGAGGG AGAATCGTCCATGTTTGACATGGCTTCAGCTTCTTCAGTCCAGGTGGTGACAATCATTGAGCCTCTCATACTGTACAGCTCCAGCCTTTTCCCAGAAG ctgTGTCCTTTGGGATCCCAGACTTACCAGTGGTGCCAGATGTGAGTGTGACAGCCTCTCCTGCCATTGGTCAATCATTTCTTTTGGAAAAGAGCAAACTGAGCAGAAGCGTTTCCTCTGCTTTGATGACTACATCCTCCTGTTCCTCTCATCACCTCCTTCTCTCCAAGACTGACAG CTCAGTCCCTCAGGACAGCAGCTTGTCCTTGATGAGGAGATCTGGTTCCACGAGGAGGAGTCATGACATCACTGAGGCTGCACTGATCAGTGCATCCTCTCTGGATTCAACCACCAACATTTCTTCTGCCCAAAGCTCAACAGCAAACCAAAACCGGTTTGCTCATGTATCAACAACTGCATCGGACTCAAACCCAGTTCAGACGAGAAGCCCCGCCCAAAATAAGTGCTCGGATCAGACGAGTTTGCCAGCACCACCAGATTTGTCCAGAGCTTTGGTGAAGAACACAACACCATGCAAGC CGAAGCGATCAGTCGCCGCAAGCAAAGCCCCTGACGCCACTGAGCATCCAGTGCTCCAGAGACCAAAGGACGCACCGCCTCCCAAGATCCCCGCAgctccccccctcccccccacagCCTCTGCCCACAAACCCCAAGCTCAGCCGTCCAACTTTAAAAAGACTCCGTCCAAAAAGCCTGGACTCAGACCTCCAACCTGCCCCCCACCACTGCCCCCACCCGCCCAGGCTAAAGGGGTTGTGTCTTTAGCACACTGA
- the sh3bp1 gene encoding SH3 domain-binding protein 1 isoform X1 encodes MLRQSLSILKQLSSAPKSQDATELLHEDLVLVEQRIEPAKKASQVLHKKLLACMQSQPGLEADKRIVKKLPLMLLSVSMAESLKDFDSDSSFRRVLEMCCFMEKIVATMLADFEMKLEKEVLEPLNKLSEEDLPDILRNKKLFAKLTMDWNSARTKSQASTGPQAKQEGLREEVEEAWKKLESIKDQYSADLYHFATKEEDYANYFIRLLELQAEYHKNSHEFLDKNINELKENHGEKVSTLSSSTQKVYGEALRSHLRMSNREIAAPIQECIQMLQRTGMREEGLFRLTAAASVVKRLKTCLDQGTVDHSEFSMDPHAVAGALKSYLRELPEPLMTFELYSDWFKAAGVKDLPEKLEQFKLILKRLPVENYNNLRYLVQFLALLSQQQTLNKMSPSNIAIVLGPNLLWPRAEGESSMFDMASASSVQVVTIIEPLILYSSSLFPEAVSFGIPDLPVVPDVSVTASPAIGQSFLLEKSKLSRSVSSALMTTSSCSSHHLLLSKTDSSVPQDSSLSLMRRSGSTRRSHDITEAALISASSLDSTTNISSAQSSTANQNRFAHVSTTASDSNPVQTRSPAQNKCSDQTSLPAPPDLSRALVKNTTPCKPKRSVAASKAPDATEHPVLQRPKDAPPPKIPAAPPLPPTASAHKPQAQPSNFKKTPSKKPGLRPPTCPPPLPPPAQAKGVVSLAH; translated from the exons GTCACAGGATGCCACTGAACTTCTCCACGAGGACCTGGTGTTG GTGGAGCAGCGAATCGAACCGGCCAAGAAAGCATCTCAGGTCCTTCATAAGAAGCTACTGGCCTGCATGCAGAGTCAACCTGGGCTAGAGGCCGACAAAAGAATTGTA AAAAAGCTTCCCCTGATGCTGCTGTCCGTCAGCATGGCAGAGAGCCTCAAAGACTTTGATTCCGATTCCTCATTCAG ACGCGTCCTAGAGATGTGTTGCTTCATGGAGAAGATAGTGGCCACCATGTTGGCCGACTTTGAGATGAAGCTGGAAAAAGAAGTCCTGGAGCCGCTCAACAAGCTCAGTGAG GAAGATTTACCAGATATCTTAAGAAACAAGAAGCTGTTTGCAAAGCTTACAATGGACTGGAACAGTGCAAGAACAAA gaGTCAGGCCAGTACGGGCCCTCAGGCAAAGCAGGAGGGGCTTAGAGAGGAAGTTGAAGAAGCTTGGAAGAAGTTGGAGAGCATCAAG GACCAGTACTCTGCAGACTTGTATCACTTTGCAACTAAAGAAGAGGACTACGCGAATTATTTTATACGA CTTCTGGAGCTGCAAGCAGAATACCATAAAAACTCACATGAGTTTCTGGACAAAAACATCAATGAGCTGAAAGAGAATCACGGTGAAAAAG TCAGTACACTGAGTTCCTCAACCCAGAAGGTGTACGGCGAGGCTTTGAGGTCACACCTGAGAATGAGCAACAGAGAAATCGCTGCACCCATCCAGGAGTGTATTCAGATGCTGCAAAGAACTGGGATGAGGGAGGAG GGTTTGTTTCGACTGACTGCAGCAGCCTCTGTGGTGAAGAGGCTGAAGACTTGCCTGGACCAGGGGACAGTGGATCACAGTGAGTTCAGCATGGACCCCCATGCAGTGGCAG GAGCTTTAAAGAGTTACCTTCGAGAACTTCCTGAACCTCTGATGACCTTTGAACTTTACAGTGACTGGTTTAAAGCCGCTGG AGTAAAAGACCTTCCTGAGAAGCTAGAGCAGTTCAAGCTAATACTGAAAAGACTTCCAGTCGAAAACTACAAcaacctcag GTATTTGGTCCAGTTTTTGGCGCTGTTATCTCAGCAGCAAACTCTAAACAAGATGAGTCCCAGTAACATTGCCATCGTCCTGGGGCCCAACCTGCTCTGGCCACGGGCTGAGGG AGAATCGTCCATGTTTGACATGGCTTCAGCTTCTTCAGTCCAGGTGGTGACAATCATTGAGCCTCTCATACTGTACAGCTCCAGCCTTTTCCCAGAAG ctgTGTCCTTTGGGATCCCAGACTTACCAGTGGTGCCAGATGTGAGTGTGACAGCCTCTCCTGCCATTGGTCAATCATTTCTTTTGGAAAAGAGCAAACTGAGCAGAAGCGTTTCCTCTGCTTTGATGACTACATCCTCCTGTTCCTCTCATCACCTCCTTCTCTCCAAGACTGACAG CTCAGTCCCTCAGGACAGCAGCTTGTCCTTGATGAGGAGATCTGGTTCCACGAGGAGGAGTCATGACATCACTGAGGCTGCACTGATCAGTGCATCCTCTCTGGATTCAACCACCAACATTTCTTCTGCCCAAAGCTCAACAGCAAACCAAAACCGGTTTGCTCATGTATCAACAACTGCATCGGACTCAAACCCAGTTCAGACGAGAAGCCCCGCCCAAAATAAGTGCTCGGATCAGACGAGTTTGCCAGCACCACCAGATTTGTCCAGAGCTTTGGTGAAGAACACAACACCATGCAAGC CGAAGCGATCAGTCGCCGCAAGCAAAGCCCCTGACGCCACTGAGCATCCAGTGCTCCAGAGACCAAAGGACGCACCGCCTCCCAAGATCCCCGCAgctccccccctcccccccacagCCTCTGCCCACAAACCCCAAGCTCAGCCGTCCAACTTTAAAAAGACTCCGTCCAAAAAGCCTGGACTCAGACCTCCAACCTGCCCCCCACCACTGCCCCCACCCGCCCAGGCTAAAGGGGTTGTGTCTTTAGCACACTGA